One genomic window of Mauremys mutica isolate MM-2020 ecotype Southern chromosome 5, ASM2049712v1, whole genome shotgun sequence includes the following:
- the GNPDA2 gene encoding glucosamine-6-phosphate isomerase 2, which yields MRLVILDDYDLASEWAAKYICNRIIQFKPSQGRYFTLGLPTGSTPLGCYKKLIEYHKNGDLSFKYVKTFNMDEYVGLPRNHPESYHSYMWNNFFKHIDIDPNNAHILDGNALDLQAECDAFEKNIEEAGGIDLFVGGIGPDGHIAFNEPGSSLASRTRLKTLAMDTILANAKYFDGDLSKVPTMALTVGVGTVMDAREVMILITGAHKAFALYKAIEEGVNHMWTVSAFQQHPRTIFVCDEDATLELRVKTVKYFKGLMHVHNKLVDPLYSMKEEN from the exons ATGAGACTGGTAATTCTTGATGACTATGATTTGGCAAGTGAATGGGCAGCCAAGTACATTTGTAATCGTATTATCCAATTCAAACCAAGTCAGGGAAGATATTTTACGCTTGGCTTACCAACAG GGAGCACACCTCTGGGATGCTACAAAAAACTGATAGAATATCACAAGAATGGAGATCTTTCTTTTAAATATGTAAAGACTTTCAACATGGATGAATATGTAG GGCTTCCAAGAAATCATCCAGAGAGTTACCATTCTTATATGTGGAATAATTTCTTTAAGCATATTGACATAGATCCTAATAATGCTCACATCCTTGATGGGAATGCTCTAGACCTACAGGCAGAGTGTgatgcatttgaaaaaaatattgaagaAGCTGGGGGAATTGATCTGTTTGTTGGAG GCATTGGTCCAGATGGCCACATTGCTTTCAATGAACCAGGATCGAGTTTGGCTTCAAGAACAAGGTTAAAGACTTTAGCAATGGATACCATTTTGGCAAATGCTAAATACTTTGATGGAGACTTATCTAAAGTGCCAACTATGGCACTAACTGTTGGTGTCGGTACAGTGATGGATGCTAGAGAA GTTATGATTCTCATAACAGGTGCCCATAAAGCTTTTGCTTTGTACAAGGCAATTGAAGAAGGGGTCAATCATATGTGGACAGTTTCTGCTTTCCAGCAGCACCCTCGCACTATCTTTGTATGTGATGAAGATGCTACTTTAGAACTAAGAGTTAAAACTGTGAAATACTTCAAAG GTTTAATGCATGTTCACAATAAACTTGTGGACCCGCTGTACAGTATGAAAGAAGAAAACTGA